In Anaeromyxobacter diazotrophicus, a genomic segment contains:
- the yedF gene encoding sulfurtransferase-like selenium metabolism protein YedF, with the protein MGGTVVVMHAAELGRGDEVLGAKLAGSFLRTLAAVEPKPEAIVFYNAAVKLLAPESAALEALRQLEDAGVELLACVTCLEHFELTERLALGEVSNMRDIVQRLNAAAKVLTV; encoded by the coding sequence ATGGGCGGCACGGTGGTGGTGATGCACGCGGCGGAGCTGGGGCGCGGGGACGAGGTGCTCGGCGCGAAGCTCGCGGGGAGCTTCCTGCGGACGCTCGCCGCGGTGGAGCCGAAGCCCGAGGCGATCGTCTTCTACAACGCAGCCGTGAAGCTCCTCGCGCCGGAGTCGGCCGCCCTCGAGGCGCTGCGCCAGCTCGAGGACGCGGGCGTCGAGCTCCTGGCGTGCGTCACCTGCCTCGAGCACTTCGAGCTCACGGAGCGCCTCGCCCTGGGAGAGGTGTCCAACATGCGCGACATCGTCCAGCGGCTGAACGCCGCCGCGAAGGTCCTGACCGTGTAG
- a CDS encoding NnrS family protein — MSAAPDPREAGERTALVQPDPLWRREPWRLLFPEAMLAALAGVGAWLTYGLGANVGYPSDFHAVAQIEGFLACIAAGFLFTFLPRRVGAPPATPLQVALAVLAPAVAVVAAALGAEVASQAAWLVLVGVLLAFAAPRLAAAGATLKLPNAIVWVPAGLLFGAAGAVLRVWAGAAEDVPLRLAGQGLLTQGMLTALVVGVGATLLPVLTRGVPHAETAGTARDAAAKALHLAGAAALAASFFVEAEASPRLGCAVRAAVALVTLLAAARIDRLPTVPGLHRRLVWLSAWLLPLGYALAAVTPRYEEAGLHVVYIGGFALMALSVGHHVAQAHGGTPRVLAGRPRRLVALAALVLGALVLRGIVDLDRPHERVWLALASLAFLGATACWASLVLPRLRGV; from the coding sequence ATGAGCGCGGCGCCCGATCCTCGCGAAGCGGGCGAGCGCACTGCGCTCGTGCAGCCGGACCCGCTCTGGCGCCGTGAGCCCTGGCGCCTGCTCTTCCCGGAGGCGATGCTCGCCGCCCTGGCCGGCGTGGGCGCGTGGCTGACGTACGGCCTCGGCGCGAACGTCGGCTATCCCTCCGACTTCCACGCCGTGGCCCAGATCGAGGGCTTCCTCGCCTGCATCGCGGCCGGCTTCCTCTTCACGTTCCTCCCCCGCCGCGTCGGCGCGCCCCCGGCGACGCCGCTCCAGGTGGCGCTGGCGGTGCTCGCCCCGGCGGTGGCGGTCGTGGCGGCGGCGCTCGGCGCGGAGGTCGCGTCGCAGGCGGCCTGGCTCGTGCTCGTGGGCGTGCTCCTCGCGTTCGCCGCGCCCCGGCTGGCGGCGGCGGGTGCCACGCTGAAGCTGCCGAACGCCATCGTCTGGGTGCCGGCGGGGCTGCTCTTCGGAGCGGCCGGCGCGGTGCTGCGCGTCTGGGCTGGCGCCGCGGAGGACGTGCCGCTCCGCCTCGCGGGCCAGGGCCTCCTCACCCAGGGCATGCTCACCGCGCTCGTCGTGGGCGTGGGCGCGACCCTGCTGCCGGTGCTCACGCGCGGCGTGCCGCACGCCGAGACGGCGGGCACGGCGCGCGACGCGGCCGCGAAGGCGCTGCACCTCGCCGGCGCCGCGGCGCTGGCGGCGAGCTTCTTCGTCGAGGCGGAGGCCTCGCCCCGGCTCGGCTGCGCGGTCCGCGCGGCGGTGGCGCTGGTCACCCTGCTCGCCGCTGCCCGGATCGATCGCCTCCCGACCGTCCCGGGGCTGCACCGGCGGTTGGTCTGGCTCTCCGCCTGGCTCTTGCCGCTCGGCTACGCGCTGGCGGCGGTGACGCCGCGGTACGAGGAGGCGGGGCTGCACGTCGTGTACATCGGCGGGTTCGCCCTGATGGCGCTGTCGGTCGGCCACCACGTCGCGCAGGCGCACGGGGGGACGCCCCGGGTGCTCGCCGGGCGCCCGCGGCGCCTGGTCGCGCTGGCCGCCCTCGTCCTCGGCGCGCTCGTGCTGCGCGGGATCGTCGATCTCGACCGCCCCCATGAGCGCGTGTGGCTCGCCCTCGCGTCCCTCGCGTTCCTCGGCGCGACGGCCTGCTGGGCGTCGCTGGTGCTGCCGAGGCTGCGGGGGGTCTAG
- a CDS encoding VOC family protein — translation MIEHVSLRCSDSKASRRFYERALKPLGYRCDMKYGDSFGFKDEAGRHDFWVTAGKVGTPTHVAFLAPSKAAIDAFHAAALKEGGKDNGEPGPREGYAAYAAFAFDLDGNNVEAVLWESAPAASGRKRPAAAGKRKKKVARR, via the coding sequence ATGATCGAGCACGTCAGCCTGCGCTGCAGCGATTCGAAGGCGAGCCGGCGCTTCTACGAGCGCGCGCTGAAGCCGCTCGGGTACCGCTGCGACATGAAGTATGGCGACTCGTTCGGGTTCAAGGACGAGGCGGGGCGACACGACTTCTGGGTCACCGCCGGGAAGGTGGGGACGCCGACGCACGTCGCCTTCCTCGCTCCGTCGAAGGCCGCCATCGACGCGTTCCACGCCGCGGCGCTGAAGGAGGGCGGGAAGGACAACGGCGAGCCCGGTCCGCGCGAGGGGTACGCGGCCTACGCGGCGTTCGCCTTCGACCTCGACGGGAACAACGTCGAGGCGGTGCTCTGGGAGAGCGCGCCGGCGGCCTCGGGCCGGAAGCGGCCCGCCGCGGCCGGGAAGCGGAAGAAGAAGGTCGCACGGCGCTGA
- a CDS encoding YgjV family protein, producing the protein MHPFSPAQVVGYVALALGVTGFLQRDDGRLKFFVALESFVYVLHFALLGRPPAASSAAVSGVRTLLSRWFRSAWLAAASVAVNLALAVALATHGAGWLPVAASCLGAVAVFTLEGIPMRVALLGSTSLWLANNVLSRSIGGTVLESLIAVASLSTIARMAFAQRAAEREAVRPATRAAT; encoded by the coding sequence ATGCATCCGTTCTCCCCGGCCCAGGTGGTCGGGTACGTGGCCCTCGCCCTGGGGGTCACCGGGTTCCTCCAGCGCGACGACGGCCGGCTCAAGTTCTTCGTCGCCTTGGAGTCCTTCGTCTACGTCCTCCACTTCGCGCTGCTCGGGCGCCCGCCAGCCGCCTCGAGCGCGGCGGTCTCCGGCGTGCGCACGCTGCTCTCGAGGTGGTTCCGCTCGGCCTGGCTGGCGGCGGCGAGCGTCGCCGTCAACCTCGCCCTGGCCGTGGCGCTCGCGACGCACGGCGCGGGCTGGCTCCCCGTCGCCGCGTCCTGCCTCGGCGCGGTGGCGGTCTTCACGCTGGAGGGGATCCCGATGCGCGTCGCGCTGCTCGGGAGCACCTCGCTCTGGCTCGCGAACAACGTCCTCAGCCGCTCCATCGGCGGCACGGTGCTCGAGTCGCTCATCGCCGTCGCGAGCCTCTCGACCATCGCCCGGATGGCCTTCGCGCAGCGCGCCGCGGAGCGGGAGGCGGTCAGGCCGGCGACACGGGCCGCGACATGA
- a CDS encoding GNAT family N-acetyltransferase: MSSWEADADLLNSSGARHALILSRTHSALGQLAQGMARALAPRQIRISSAAPGRGRVDPLAQRVLAELSVGVADEPPRALDEVDTADVQAIVVLSEEDPTPPALRGVLKVHWPLPEPADGGGTGEEKLARYRAVRNELRRRLIRVFARELAAPAATGAATIAIGPASGGDLGAIQQLLAASLLPLRDVGGAHQRFLAASEGGRVIGCAGLQVAGQDGLVRSMAVHWTRRNAGLGSRLHERLLFEAVLAGVRTLYVVTSTAEDFFAGHGFRKVAPEAVPAALQASEEYTAFVPGGSTVMSRPVSPA, encoded by the coding sequence ATGTCGAGCTGGGAAGCGGACGCGGACCTCCTGAACTCCAGCGGCGCGCGGCACGCGCTCATCCTGTCGCGGACCCACTCGGCCCTGGGCCAGCTCGCGCAGGGGATGGCGCGGGCCCTGGCGCCGCGGCAGATCCGCATCTCCTCCGCCGCCCCGGGCCGCGGGCGCGTCGATCCCCTCGCGCAGCGCGTGCTCGCCGAGCTCTCGGTGGGCGTCGCCGACGAGCCCCCGCGGGCGCTCGACGAGGTGGACACCGCCGACGTGCAGGCGATCGTGGTCCTGTCGGAGGAAGACCCGACCCCGCCCGCGCTCCGCGGCGTCCTCAAGGTCCACTGGCCGCTCCCCGAGCCGGCCGACGGAGGGGGCACCGGCGAGGAGAAGCTCGCGCGCTACCGCGCCGTCCGCAACGAGCTGCGGCGCCGGCTCATCCGCGTGTTCGCGCGGGAGCTGGCGGCGCCCGCCGCGACCGGGGCCGCCACCATCGCGATCGGACCAGCCTCGGGCGGCGATCTCGGCGCCATCCAGCAGCTGCTGGCGGCCTCGCTGCTCCCGCTGCGGGACGTCGGCGGAGCGCACCAGCGCTTCCTCGCCGCCAGCGAGGGCGGCCGGGTCATCGGCTGCGCCGGGCTCCAGGTGGCCGGGCAGGACGGCCTCGTCCGCTCGATGGCGGTCCACTGGACGCGCCGCAACGCCGGCCTGGGGAGCAGGCTCCACGAGCGGCTCCTCTTCGAGGCGGTGCTGGCCGGCGTCCGGACGCTCTACGTCGTCACCTCCACGGCCGAGGACTTCTTCGCCGGCCACGGCTTCCGGAAGGTCGCGCCGGAGGCGGTGCCCGCCGCGCTGCAGGCCTCGGAGGAGTACACCGCCTTCGTGCCCGGCGGCAGCACGGTCATGTCGCGGCCCGTGTCGCCGGCCTGA
- a CDS encoding response regulator: protein MAGTVMVVEDDVCVRELVMEILGAGGFTAVGARNGQEALQHLRQGLIQPALILLDLMMPVMDGRQFRAEQLEDPRLARIPVVVMSASDDGEVRAEGRVAKPFELQALLDVVSRLAPGGATVH, encoded by the coding sequence ATGGCGGGTACGGTGATGGTGGTCGAGGACGACGTGTGCGTGCGCGAGCTGGTGATGGAGATCCTGGGGGCGGGCGGGTTCACCGCCGTGGGCGCCCGGAACGGACAGGAGGCCCTCCAGCACCTTCGCCAAGGGCTCATCCAGCCCGCGCTCATCCTGCTGGACCTCATGATGCCGGTGATGGACGGCCGACAGTTCCGGGCCGAGCAGCTCGAGGATCCGCGGCTGGCTCGCATCCCGGTGGTGGTCATGTCCGCGTCGGACGACGGAGAGGTCCGGGCCGAGGGCCGCGTCGCGAAGCCGTTCGAGCTCCAGGCGCTCCTCGACGTGGTCTCGCGCCTCGCCCCCGGCGGCGCGACGGTGCACTGA
- a CDS encoding vitamin K epoxide reductase/DsbA family protein: MKRSKPPPTRPSRRAGGLLYACLAAAGLALALLLARVHAQAVAGAAPSFCSLGETVNCDRVALSPYSVVLGVPIALWGAFAYAVMLLLALAGLRRRGPSSWPAGLSLLLAGAAAALTVPLAFASAFLLRSLCLLCAATWAIDWALFATALRGARAAGGPAQAVAQDLRLLAQRPWRSLAVSAAAGALLAAALAAYASAVAASAAARPAPTASAPPPPPPPAEAGSGPAGVTIFEFSDYECPHCARAHAELRAALKSRPAIRLEHRNFPLDQACNPAVTRPFHRKACALARAALCAGEQGRFWELNDALFANQTAGRPVEELAAEVGLDVAALRRCQDAPETARRLDEEIAAGLRAGVNATPTYVVGRALYVGAVPAAVLGPPR; encoded by the coding sequence ATGAAGCGATCGAAGCCACCGCCCACCCGACCCTCGCGCCGCGCCGGCGGCCTGCTCTACGCCTGCCTCGCGGCCGCGGGCCTCGCGCTCGCGCTCCTGCTGGCGCGCGTCCACGCGCAAGCCGTGGCCGGCGCCGCGCCGAGCTTCTGCTCGCTCGGCGAGACGGTGAACTGCGACCGGGTCGCGCTGAGCCCCTACTCCGTGGTCCTCGGCGTCCCGATCGCCCTGTGGGGCGCCTTCGCGTACGCGGTCATGCTGCTGCTCGCGCTCGCGGGCCTGCGCCGCCGCGGCCCGTCGTCCTGGCCCGCCGGGCTCTCCCTGCTGCTCGCCGGCGCCGCCGCCGCGCTCACCGTCCCGCTCGCCTTCGCGAGCGCCTTCCTGCTGCGGAGCTTGTGCCTGCTCTGCGCGGCGACGTGGGCGATCGACTGGGCGCTGTTCGCGACGGCGCTGCGGGGCGCGCGCGCGGCCGGAGGCCCAGCCCAGGCCGTGGCCCAGGACCTCCGCCTCCTCGCGCAGCGCCCCTGGCGTTCGCTGGCCGTCTCCGCCGCCGCGGGCGCGCTGCTCGCCGCCGCGCTCGCGGCTTACGCCAGCGCGGTCGCGGCGAGCGCCGCCGCGCGTCCCGCCCCCACGGCGAGCGCGCCGCCCCCGCCTCCGCCTCCGGCCGAGGCGGGCTCCGGGCCAGCCGGCGTCACGATCTTCGAGTTCAGCGACTACGAGTGCCCCCACTGCGCCCGCGCGCACGCCGAGCTCCGCGCCGCCCTGAAGAGCCGGCCGGCGATCCGCCTGGAGCACCGCAACTTCCCGCTCGATCAGGCGTGCAACCCGGCGGTGACGCGCCCCTTCCACCGCAAGGCCTGCGCCCTGGCGCGGGCCGCGCTGTGCGCCGGAGAGCAGGGCCGGTTCTGGGAGCTCAACGACGCGCTGTTCGCGAACCAGACCGCGGGGCGCCCCGTCGAGGAGCTGGCGGCGGAGGTGGGCCTCGACGTCGCCGCGCTCCGGCGCTGCCAGGACGCCCCCGAGACCGCGCGGCGCCTCGACGAGGAGATCGCCGCCGGGCTCCGGGCCGGCGTCAACGCGACCCCGACGTACGTCGTGGGTCGGGCGCTGTACGTGGGGGCGGTGCCCGCGGCGGTCCTCGGACCGCCCCGCTGA
- a CDS encoding cupredoxin domain-containing protein: protein MNLTALILAPAVLLGASSAAPARACDCEAEHASPAAATAAGHHLVAAATPATKGAQTVELAVTSEGFVPAEVTVKHGKPVKLVVTRKVERTCATEIVMKDFGVNQPLPLNQPVTVTVTPKKAGEYRFACGMDMIAGVLKAN from the coding sequence TTGAACCTGACCGCTCTGATCCTGGCCCCTGCCGTACTCCTCGGCGCTTCGTCCGCCGCGCCCGCCCGCGCCTGTGACTGCGAGGCCGAGCACGCGAGCCCCGCCGCCGCCACCGCGGCTGGCCACCACCTCGTCGCGGCGGCGACCCCGGCCACCAAGGGCGCCCAGACGGTCGAGCTCGCCGTGACGAGCGAGGGCTTCGTCCCCGCCGAGGTCACCGTGAAGCACGGGAAGCCCGTGAAGCTCGTCGTGACGCGCAAGGTGGAGCGCACCTGCGCCACCGAGATCGTGATGAAGGACTTCGGCGTGAACCAGCCGCTGCCGCTCAACCAGCCCGTGACCGTGACGGTCACGCCGAAGAAGGCGGGCGAATATCGCTTCGCGTGCGGCATGGACATGATCGCGGGTGTGCTCAAGGCGAACTGA
- a CDS encoding TolC family protein, translating into MKVISSLIALAWALAAAAEPAAVTADPVRDAIVAEALEKSPEYARARSTVEADRQREPQVSALPDPTLSLGIQNDGFQAIQIGTMETSYWQVMVTQPFPWPGKRGARERAARAQTSVVEAQLDRIRLSVTAEVERAYVDLLLVREQLALQQRLEALWREAEAIARTRYEVGGGAQSDLVRAQLERSRLQQRRIALETNERTAIQGLNRLRVHPLDEPIPTARRLADLGVPPPMTGEEAADDAERRSPDLAQSRRATAAAERRVEVAQRDRWPDLSVTAGVMPRGSLDPMWLASVGITLPIFSGSKQSRAVDEAASRRASEASGEEATRQVVRLRAQERQAVLAALARTNQLYRDAVLVQSDAAVSSTLAQYKVGKVTFASVLEVLRGLVADEAGYVESLAQAERVAIAQREVSLDAPPGLAGGVSSGAVPGAGSMGRRGGGAKGAAAGSEEQAPAAAGAGGMSSGM; encoded by the coding sequence GTGAAGGTCATCAGCTCGCTCATCGCCCTCGCGTGGGCCCTCGCCGCCGCGGCCGAGCCGGCCGCGGTGACGGCCGATCCCGTGCGCGACGCGATCGTCGCCGAGGCGCTGGAGAAGAGCCCGGAGTACGCCCGCGCTCGGTCGACGGTGGAGGCCGACCGCCAGCGCGAGCCGCAGGTCTCGGCGCTCCCGGATCCGACGCTCTCGCTGGGGATCCAGAACGACGGCTTCCAGGCCATCCAGATCGGGACCATGGAGACCTCCTACTGGCAGGTCATGGTGACGCAGCCGTTCCCGTGGCCGGGCAAGCGCGGCGCGCGCGAGCGCGCGGCCCGCGCCCAGACCAGCGTCGTCGAGGCGCAGCTCGACCGCATCCGGCTGTCGGTCACCGCCGAGGTGGAGCGCGCCTACGTCGATCTCCTGCTGGTGCGCGAGCAGCTCGCCCTCCAGCAGCGGCTCGAGGCGCTGTGGAGGGAGGCCGAGGCGATCGCCCGGACGCGCTACGAGGTGGGCGGCGGGGCGCAGTCCGACCTCGTCCGCGCGCAGCTCGAGCGCTCCAGGTTGCAGCAGCGCCGGATCGCGCTCGAGACGAACGAGCGCACGGCGATCCAGGGCCTGAACCGCCTGCGCGTCCACCCGCTGGACGAGCCCATCCCCACGGCGCGCAGGCTCGCCGACCTGGGGGTGCCTCCGCCGATGACCGGCGAGGAGGCCGCGGACGACGCCGAGCGCCGCAGCCCCGACCTCGCCCAGTCGCGGCGCGCCACGGCCGCCGCCGAGCGTCGCGTGGAGGTCGCGCAGCGCGACCGGTGGCCGGATCTCTCCGTCACCGCCGGCGTCATGCCGCGCGGCTCGCTCGATCCGATGTGGCTCGCGAGCGTCGGCATCACCCTCCCCATCTTCTCGGGGAGCAAGCAGTCGCGGGCGGTGGACGAGGCGGCGAGCCGGCGCGCCTCCGAGGCGAGCGGCGAGGAGGCGACCCGGCAGGTGGTCCGCCTGCGCGCGCAGGAGCGGCAGGCGGTGCTCGCGGCGCTGGCGCGCACGAACCAGCTCTACCGCGACGCGGTGCTGGTCCAGTCGGACGCGGCCGTCAGCTCGACCCTGGCGCAGTACAAGGTGGGCAAGGTCACCTTCGCGTCGGTGCTGGAGGTGCTGCGCGGGCTGGTGGCGGACGAGGCGGGATACGTCGAGAGCCTGGCCCAGGCCGAGCGCGTGGCGATCGCCCAGCGCGAGGTCAGCCTCGACGCGCCCCCGGGCCTGGCCGGCGGGGTCTCCTCGGGCGCGGTCCCCGGCGCCGGCTCGATGGGCCGCCGGGGCGGCGGCGCGAAGGGCGCGGCCGCCGGCAGCGAGGAACAGGCTCCGGCCGCGGCCGGCGCCGGTGGAATGTCTTCAGGGATGTAG
- a CDS encoding efflux RND transporter periplasmic adaptor subunit encodes MEYGTPPASTSKRRFGPGALALVLVLGLAAGGGAAVLATRGHGDHGHATSAGPAEQGAQPAEQKPLYVCPMHPTITSDHPADCPICGMKLVKTAAQPGGVAAKGPRKVAFYRSPMDARQTSPTPRKDEMGMDYLPVYEDEAKGGAPVEGLATVDIDPQRQQLIGLRTAAVERGTVGATWRTVGKVAVDETRVHHVNIKVSGFAEQVFADYVGKPVRRGEPLFTIYSPDLLSVQQEYLLALRTRKALAGSGQGEASGDELVEAARQRLRLWDIPEGEIARLERTGTPTKTLTILSPMSGVVTKKDLVMGHRLNEGDMPYEITDLSSVWVLADAYESDLSRLKLGMTATLSLQAFPDRAFKGRVIFIDPVLDAKSRTAKVRLEFPNPTGELRPEMFGEVTLQAAARQGLRVPADAVIDSGTSKVVFVALGEGKFQPREVKLGVVSGDAVEVLSGLKQGEQVVTRANFLIDSESRLRASLSAMGGK; translated from the coding sequence ATGGAATACGGCACCCCCCCCGCCTCGACCTCGAAGCGCCGCTTCGGCCCCGGGGCCCTCGCCCTCGTCCTCGTCCTGGGGCTCGCCGCCGGCGGTGGGGCCGCGGTGCTCGCGACGCGCGGGCACGGCGACCACGGCCACGCGACCTCCGCCGGGCCGGCCGAGCAGGGCGCCCAGCCCGCCGAGCAGAAGCCGCTCTACGTCTGCCCGATGCACCCGACGATCACCTCGGATCACCCGGCCGACTGCCCGATCTGCGGCATGAAGCTCGTCAAGACGGCGGCGCAGCCTGGCGGCGTCGCCGCCAAGGGGCCGCGCAAGGTCGCCTTCTACCGCTCGCCGATGGACGCCAGGCAGACCTCCCCGACGCCGCGCAAGGACGAGATGGGGATGGACTACCTGCCCGTCTACGAGGACGAGGCGAAGGGCGGCGCGCCGGTGGAGGGGCTCGCCACGGTGGACATCGACCCCCAGCGGCAGCAGCTCATCGGCCTGCGGACCGCGGCCGTCGAGCGCGGGACGGTGGGCGCGACCTGGCGGACGGTGGGGAAGGTCGCGGTGGACGAGACGCGGGTGCACCACGTCAACATCAAGGTCTCCGGGTTCGCGGAGCAGGTGTTCGCGGACTACGTCGGGAAGCCGGTCCGCCGCGGCGAGCCGCTCTTCACCATCTACAGCCCCGACCTCCTGAGCGTGCAGCAGGAGTACCTGCTCGCGCTCCGCACGCGGAAGGCGCTCGCCGGCAGCGGCCAGGGGGAGGCCTCGGGCGACGAGCTGGTCGAGGCCGCGCGCCAGCGGCTGCGCCTGTGGGACATCCCCGAGGGCGAGATCGCGCGGCTGGAGCGGACCGGGACCCCCACCAAGACGCTCACCATCCTCTCGCCCATGTCCGGCGTGGTGACGAAGAAGGACCTCGTCATGGGCCACCGCCTGAACGAGGGCGACATGCCCTACGAGATCACCGACCTCTCCTCGGTGTGGGTGCTCGCGGACGCCTACGAGTCCGACCTGTCGCGCCTCAAGCTCGGGATGACCGCGACGCTGTCCCTCCAGGCCTTCCCCGACCGCGCGTTCAAGGGGCGGGTCATCTTCATCGACCCCGTCCTCGACGCCAAGAGCCGGACCGCCAAGGTGCGGCTCGAGTTCCCGAACCCGACCGGCGAGCTGCGCCCGGAGATGTTCGGCGAGGTCACGCTGCAGGCGGCGGCGCGCCAGGGCCTGCGCGTGCCGGCCGACGCGGTCATCGACTCCGGCACGAGCAAGGTGGTGTTCGTGGCGCTCGGGGAGGGCAAGTTCCAGCCGCGCGAGGTGAAGCTGGGCGTGGTCTCGGGCGACGCGGTCGAGGTGCTGTCGGGGCTGAAGCAGGGTGAGCAGGTGGTGACGCGCGCCAACTTCCTCATCGACTCGGAGTCGCGGCTGCGCGCCTCCCTCTCGGCCATGGGCGGGAAGTAG